From Gemmatimonas sp., one genomic window encodes:
- a CDS encoding cupin domain-containing protein, which produces MPFYHQLGSVPRKRHIVFRRPDGGLYAEELMGHEGFVGTSSLLYHTHPPTTYKSARKVRDFVLEADVDTSLRHRHFLTSRIATGGSATLGRLPLLFNSDIVMLYVEPDTNDTHFYRNSQADEVVYVVEGSGVLESVYGELPYKSGDYVVIHRNITHRWRHDLTAGATKFLVMESRGHIRVPSRYRNNFGQMLEGAPFSERDIRRPQQLAPRDEMGDFPILVKQYDALNELVLDHHPFDVVGWDGYFYPWIFNIHDFEPIVGRIHQPPPVHQTFQGDGFVICSFCPRPYDFHPEAIPAPYNHSNVDSDEVLFYASSEFMSRKGIEYGSITHHPDGLAHGPHPGRTEASIGAKYTNELAVMMDSFKPLKIAKLAMAIEDPAYHKSWIDAQHAQYSPPTS; this is translated from the coding sequence ATGCCGTTCTACCACCAGCTGGGTTCCGTGCCGCGCAAGCGCCACATTGTCTTTCGACGTCCCGACGGCGGATTGTACGCTGAGGAACTGATGGGGCACGAGGGGTTCGTGGGAACCTCGTCGCTGCTGTATCACACGCACCCGCCCACCACGTACAAGTCGGCGCGCAAGGTGCGCGATTTCGTGCTCGAGGCCGATGTCGACACGTCGCTGCGCCACCGGCACTTCCTCACGTCGCGGATTGCAACTGGTGGATCGGCCACGCTTGGTCGCCTGCCGCTGCTCTTCAACAGCGACATCGTGATGCTGTACGTCGAGCCCGACACCAACGACACGCATTTCTACCGTAATTCGCAGGCGGATGAAGTCGTGTATGTGGTGGAGGGCTCGGGCGTACTGGAGTCGGTGTACGGCGAGCTGCCATACAAGTCCGGCGATTACGTCGTGATTCACCGGAACATCACGCATCGCTGGCGCCATGACCTGACCGCCGGTGCCACGAAGTTCCTGGTGATGGAGAGCCGCGGGCACATCCGTGTGCCCTCACGCTACCGCAATAATTTCGGACAGATGCTGGAGGGGGCGCCGTTTTCGGAGCGTGACATCCGCCGCCCGCAACAGCTCGCGCCGCGCGACGAGATGGGCGACTTCCCGATTCTCGTGAAGCAGTACGACGCCCTCAATGAACTCGTGCTCGATCACCATCCATTCGACGTCGTGGGATGGGATGGGTACTTCTATCCGTGGATCTTCAACATCCACGACTTCGAGCCGATCGTCGGCCGGATTCACCAACCGCCCCCGGTGCACCAAACGTTCCAAGGTGACGGGTTCGTGATCTGCTCGTTCTGCCCGCGTCCATACGACTTCCACCCCGAGGCGATACCGGCACCGTACAATCACAGCAACGTCGACTCGGACGAAGTGCTGTTCTACGCGTCGAGTGAATTCATGAGCCGCAAGGGGATCGAGTACGGATCGATCACGCATCATCCGGATGGTCTGGCGCATGGCCCGCATCCGGGTCGCACGGAGGCATCGATCGGCGCGAAGTACACCAACGAACTCGCCGTGATGATGGACAGCTTCAAGCCGCTCAAGATCGCCAAGCTCGCGATGGCGATCGAAGATCCGGCGTACCACAAGAGCTGGATCGATGCGCAGCACGCGCAGTACAGTCCGCCCACGTCGTAA